The stretch of DNA CGGTAATTGGTTTGACCGGACCAGCGCATGCCGAGGACGGGTACGACCTCTGGCTGCGATATCGGCCCCCCGCCACGACAAGCGCACGCGGTGCCTTGAAGATCGAAACACGCGGCGATACTCCCACCTTCCGCGCGGCCGCTGAAGAATTGCGGCGCTCGAATCTGTTCGCCACCGGCACTCCGACGATCCTGCTCGCAACTGCAAACGATCGCGACGTCGCCGCCCTCCGCCTGCCGCTCGCCTCGCTCGGCGACGAAGGCTACCGCGTCGGCCACGTCACGCTCGGCACTCGCCGTGTCCTGCTCATCACCGCCAACACTGATCGCGGGGTGCTCTACGGCAGCTTCGCGCTGCTGCGTCACCTCCAGACCGGCGGAAGCCTCGACCGGATCGACCTGACCTCGACCCCGCGCGTCCAACTGCGCGTGCTCAACCATTGGGACAATCTGGATGGCGTGGTCGAGCGCGGCTATGCCGGCGCCTCGCTCTGGGACTGGTGGACGCTCCCCGATTTCCGCGACCCGCGCTACACCGATTACGCGCGCGCCAACGCGTCGATCGGGATCAACGGCGCCGTCCTCAACAACGTCAACGCAAAGGCGGACAGCCTCACCGCGCCGTACATCGCCAAGGCCGCCGCGCTCGCCGACGTGTTCCGGCCCTACGGGATCAAGGTGTATCTGTCGGCACGCTTCTCCGCCCCGATCGAGCTTGGCGGACTCAAGACCGCCGACCCGCTCGACCCGCAGGTGGCGGCGTGGTGGAAGGCGAAGACCGACGAGATCTATCGCAGCATCCCCGATTTCGGCGGCTTCCTGGTCAAGGCAAACAGCGAGGGGCAGCCGGGGCCACGCGACTATCACCGCAGCCACGCCGACGGCGCCAACATGCTCGCCGCCGCGGTCGCGCCGCATGGCGGGATCGTGATGTGGCGCGCGTTCGTCTATGCCGAGACCGACCCCGAGGATCGCGCGAAACAGGCGTACACAGAGTTCAAGCCGCTCGACGGCAAGTTCGCGCCCAACGTCATCGTCCAGGTCAAGAACGGCGCGATCGACTTCCAGCCGCGCGAGCCGTTCCACCCGCTGTTCGGCGCGATGCCGAAGACGCCGCTGATGATCGAATTCCAGATCACCAAGGAATATCTCGGCTTTGCGACGCACCTCGCCTATCTCGGGCCGCTATTCGCCGAGACGCTCGGCAGCGAGACGATGCAGACGCCCGGCGAGACCGTCGCCAAGGTCGTCGACGGTTCGGTCGAGCATCATACGCTGACCGGCATGGCGGGCGTCGCCAATATCGGTCGCGACCGCGATTGGGCGGGCTCCACCTTCAACCAGGCGAACTGGTATGCGTTCGGCCGGATGGCGTGGGATCCGACGCTCGGCGCCGCCCCGGTGGCGCGCGAATGGGCGGCGATGACCTTCGCGCCCGCCCCCAAGATCGTCGATCCGGTGGTCGCGATGATGATGGGCTCGCGAGAGGCGGTAGTCGACTACATGACCCCGTTGGGCCTCGCGCACGTCATGGCGACGGGCCAACATTATGGCCCCGGTCCGTGGGTGATCGACCTCAAGCGCCCTGAATGGAACCCTGTATACTATCACCGCGCCGACAAGGCGGGGATCGGTTTCGACCGAACGAAGACCGGGAGCAACGCGGTCGCGCAATATGCACCCGGACTTGCCCGCAAGCTGGCTGCCCCCGCGACGACGCCGGAGCGCGAATTGTTGTGGTTCCACCATGTGCCGTGGACGTACCGGACAACCTCGGGTCGATCAGTGTGGGCGGAAATGGTCCATGATTACGATGCGGGCGTCGGCTACGTGGCCGGCATGCGTCGACAGTGGGACGGTGTGAAGACCGAAGTCGATACCGAGCGGTGGGCGAAGACCGCGACGTATCTTGCGGTCCAGGAGCGCGAAGCACGCTGGTGGCGCGACGCGAGCCTTGCCTATTGGATGTCGGTGAACGGCCTGCCGCTGCCGACCGGAGCGGCTGCGCCTGCGCACGACCTGACATGGTACAAGGCGCAGCGCTTTGCGTACGCGCCTGGCAATCCACAATAACGACCGCGCCGGACAGCGCTGGCACTGCCGAGAGGATGAGGACGCGATGATGAGACGGTGGCCGGTTGCGCTGGTGTTTGGCGCTCTGATCGTGACGGGCGCGAGTGCGCGGGACACTGCGCGGGCACCGGACACGCGTTGGATCGCAACCTGGGGGGCGTCGCAGATGATCGCCGAGGGCGACAATGCGCTCCCTGCCGATCGGGCTGGTGCGATCACGTTGCGCCAGATCGTGCGGGTCTCGGCCGGCGGCGAGCGGGTGCGCATCCGGCTCTCCAACGCGTTCGGCACGCGCCCACTCGCGATCGGCGATGTGCGCATCGCCCATTCGATCACCCCCGGTACGCCGCGGATCGAAGGCGACGCCCGGCTCACCTTCTCGGGGCGGCGCGACGCGGTGATCCCAGCCGGCGCGGAAGTCTATAGC from Sphingomonas sp. HMP9 encodes:
- a CDS encoding alpha-glucuronidase family glycosyl hydrolase, producing the protein MTAFGRSIGTFALLCAAVIGLTGPAHAEDGYDLWLRYRPPATTSARGALKIETRGDTPTFRAAAEELRRSNLFATGTPTILLATANDRDVAALRLPLASLGDEGYRVGHVTLGTRRVLLITANTDRGVLYGSFALLRHLQTGGSLDRIDLTSTPRVQLRVLNHWDNLDGVVERGYAGASLWDWWTLPDFRDPRYTDYARANASIGINGAVLNNVNAKADSLTAPYIAKAAALADVFRPYGIKVYLSARFSAPIELGGLKTADPLDPQVAAWWKAKTDEIYRSIPDFGGFLVKANSEGQPGPRDYHRSHADGANMLAAAVAPHGGIVMWRAFVYAETDPEDRAKQAYTEFKPLDGKFAPNVIVQVKNGAIDFQPREPFHPLFGAMPKTPLMIEFQITKEYLGFATHLAYLGPLFAETLGSETMQTPGETVAKVVDGSVEHHTLTGMAGVANIGRDRDWAGSTFNQANWYAFGRMAWDPTLGAAPVAREWAAMTFAPAPKIVDPVVAMMMGSREAVVDYMTPLGLAHVMATGQHYGPGPWVIDLKRPEWNPVYYHRADKAGIGFDRTKTGSNAVAQYAPGLARKLAAPATTPERELLWFHHVPWTYRTTSGRSVWAEMVHDYDAGVGYVAGMRRQWDGVKTEVDTERWAKTATYLAVQEREARWWRDASLAYWMSVNGLPLPTGAAAPAHDLTWYKAQRFAYAPGNPQ